A window from Variovorax sp. PBL-E5 encodes these proteins:
- a CDS encoding deoxyguanosinetriphosphate triphosphohydrolase, protein MSLARHASDPGFSRGRRHFEAPAPTRDAFQRDRDRIVHSTAFRRLVYKTQVFLNHEGDLFRTRLTHSLEVAQLGRSIARALQLNEDLVEAIALAHDLGHTPFGHAGQDALDGCMRDHGGFEHNLQSLRVVDELEHRYPQYDGLNLSFETREGILKHCSRANAERIEAAEPGGVARRFCDRTQPSLEAQLCNLADEIAYNAHDIDDGVRSGLIGIESLGEVGLFDRHRREALADHPQLQGRRVLYETIRRMLSAQVYDVIDATRAALEQAAPVDADAVRRAPPLVLFGETMRAQSTELKRFLFDNLYRHARVMQTADQAQRVVRGLFAAYLDDAAEMPGAYVQRTDRHRAVADYIAGMTDRFAIREYERLTGQRWIE, encoded by the coding sequence ATGAGTCTCGCGCGCCATGCCAGCGACCCGGGCTTCTCGCGTGGACGGCGCCACTTCGAAGCACCGGCGCCCACGCGGGATGCGTTCCAGCGCGATCGCGATCGCATCGTGCACTCCACCGCGTTCCGGCGCCTGGTCTACAAGACCCAGGTGTTCCTGAATCACGAAGGGGATCTTTTCCGTACCCGTCTCACCCATTCGCTCGAGGTGGCGCAGCTCGGCCGCTCGATCGCCCGTGCCCTGCAGCTGAACGAGGATCTGGTCGAGGCCATCGCGCTGGCGCACGATCTTGGGCACACGCCTTTCGGCCATGCAGGCCAGGATGCGCTCGATGGCTGCATGCGGGATCACGGCGGCTTCGAACACAACCTGCAGAGCCTGCGCGTGGTGGATGAACTCGAGCACCGCTATCCGCAATACGACGGCCTCAACCTGAGCTTCGAGACCCGCGAAGGGATTCTCAAGCATTGTTCACGCGCCAACGCGGAACGCATCGAGGCGGCCGAGCCGGGCGGGGTGGCGCGGCGTTTTTGCGATCGCACCCAGCCCAGCCTCGAAGCGCAGCTGTGCAATCTCGCGGACGAGATCGCCTACAACGCGCACGATATCGACGATGGTGTTCGATCAGGCCTGATCGGCATCGAGAGCCTGGGCGAGGTCGGCCTGTTCGATCGCCATCGCCGCGAAGCGCTGGCCGATCATCCGCAGCTCCAGGGACGGCGCGTTCTCTACGAGACGATTCGGCGGATGCTGAGCGCGCAGGTCTATGACGTGATCGATGCGACGCGTGCGGCGCTCGAGCAGGCCGCGCCCGTGGACGCCGATGCGGTGCGCCGCGCGCCGCCGCTGGTGCTGTTCGGCGAGACGATGCGCGCGCAATCCACCGAACTCAAGCGCTTTCTTTTCGACAATCTGTACCGCCATGCTCGCGTGATGCAGACCGCCGATCAGGCCCAGCGCGTCGTGCGCGGGTTGTTCGCGGCCTATCTCGACGACGCGGCCGAAATGCCGGGCGCCTATGTGCAGCGGACCGATCGGCACCGGGCGGTCGCCGACTACATCGCCGGCATGACCGATCGCTTCGCGATCCGTGAATACGAGCGCCTGACAGGGCAGCGGTGGATCGAATGA
- a CDS encoding MFS transporter yields the protein MSSAPRPSRAGVPAAAFAVVMAGVAAALHLGKLPPAVPALRATLGIGLVEAGFLLSLVQLAGMTLGLLVGLAADTIGLRRSMLVGLTVLTVASVLGGAVGAADPGAHAVFELLALRALEGVGFLLTVMPGPGLIRAQSVPHTEKAALGLWAAYMPLGVALALLCGPALIAWLGWPGWWWVLSLVSAAAAAWVALAVPADGCRVRVAAVSREDGVARLRATLGARGPRTLALAFAVYSSQWIAVIGFLPAIYADADVPAGWSAALTALAAALNIVGNVTGGRLLQRGVAPERLLRWGFAIMALGGVAAFAQIGQNATASLPPVLRYLAVCMFSLGGGVVPATLFMLSVRIAPGPSTVSATVGMMQQASSLGQFIAPPVVAWIAHRVGGWEWTWIVTLACSLAGIALATRLSPASPHAGTA from the coding sequence ATGAGCAGCGCGCCGCGTCCTAGCAGGGCCGGTGTTCCCGCCGCGGCGTTCGCCGTCGTCATGGCTGGCGTCGCGGCCGCCTTGCACCTGGGCAAGTTGCCGCCTGCGGTGCCTGCGCTGCGGGCGACGCTGGGCATCGGGCTGGTGGAGGCGGGCTTCCTGCTTTCGCTGGTGCAGTTGGCGGGCATGACCCTCGGCCTGCTGGTCGGACTCGCGGCCGACACGATCGGACTGCGCCGCAGCATGCTGGTGGGTTTGACAGTGCTCACGGTCGCCAGCGTGCTCGGCGGCGCCGTCGGGGCTGCGGACCCGGGGGCGCACGCGGTCTTTGAGCTGCTTGCCTTGCGCGCGCTCGAAGGCGTCGGCTTTCTCCTGACCGTCATGCCGGGACCCGGCCTGATCCGCGCGCAGTCGGTGCCGCATACGGAAAAGGCGGCGCTGGGTCTCTGGGCTGCCTACATGCCGCTCGGCGTGGCGCTGGCACTGTTGTGCGGGCCTGCGCTGATCGCCTGGCTGGGCTGGCCCGGCTGGTGGTGGGTGCTGTCGTTGGTGTCGGCTGCCGCCGCTGCCTGGGTGGCACTGGCGGTGCCGGCCGACGGCTGCCGTGTGCGGGTTGCCGCCGTATCCCGGGAAGATGGGGTTGCGCGTTTGCGCGCCACGCTCGGCGCGCGTGGGCCGCGCACGCTCGCTCTCGCGTTCGCCGTCTATTCCTCGCAATGGATCGCGGTGATCGGTTTCCTGCCCGCGATCTATGCGGACGCCGACGTCCCGGCCGGCTGGAGCGCGGCGCTGACAGCGCTCGCGGCGGCCCTGAACATCGTCGGCAATGTGACCGGCGGCCGACTTCTGCAGCGAGGCGTGGCGCCCGAGCGCCTGCTTCGATGGGGCTTCGCCATCATGGCGCTCGGCGGCGTCGCCGCCTTCGCCCAGATCGGCCAGAACGCAACGGCGAGCCTTCCACCGGTGTTGCGCTACCTCGCGGTCTGCATGTTCTCGCTCGGCGGCGGCGTCGTTCCCGCCACCTTGTTCATGCTGTCGGTCCGGATCGCGCCAGGGCCTTCGACCGTCTCCGCAACGGTCGGGATGATGCAGCAGGCTTCATCGCTGGGCCAGTTCATCGCGCCGCCGGTCGTTGCCTGGATCGCACATCGCGTGGGCGGCTGGGAGTGGACCTGGATCGTGACGCTGGCCTGTTCGCTCGCAGGCATCGCACTGGCGACCCGTTTGTCTCCCGCAAGTCCCCACGCCGGCACTGCATGA
- a CDS encoding DUF1415 domain-containing protein — protein MSTGATISAMQASADTRRWLEVAVIGLNLCPFAKAVHVRQQIHYDVYLASDAEGLLDALLDAAQELAACEPSERDTTLLIAPNTLADFLDFNDFVVRAERGLARAGFEGQLQLANFHPRYQFAGTDINDVTNATNRSPYPTLHLLREDSVSRAVDAFPDAEAIFGRNIQTLEALGAAGWEALNVGPGSAR, from the coding sequence ATGAGCACCGGTGCCACAATTTCAGCGATGCAGGCCAGTGCCGACACGCGGCGCTGGCTCGAAGTGGCGGTGATCGGGCTCAATCTCTGCCCCTTCGCGAAAGCGGTCCACGTCAGGCAGCAGATTCACTACGACGTGTACCTGGCGAGCGATGCAGAGGGGCTGCTCGACGCCTTGCTCGATGCAGCGCAAGAACTTGCGGCTTGCGAGCCGTCCGAACGGGATACCACTCTGTTGATTGCACCGAACACCCTGGCCGATTTTCTGGACTTCAACGACTTCGTCGTCCGCGCCGAACGCGGGCTTGCGCGCGCGGGCTTCGAGGGCCAGCTGCAGCTCGCGAACTTTCATCCGCGCTATCAATTTGCCGGTACTGACATCAATGACGTCACGAACGCGACCAATCGTTCACCGTATCCCACGCTGCACCTGTTGCGCGAGGACAGCGTGAGCCGCGCGGTCGACGCCTTTCCCGATGCCGAAGCGATCTTCGGCCGCAACATCCAGACGCTCGAGGCGCTGGGCGCCGCCGGCTGGGAGGCATTGAACGTCGGTCCGGGCAGCGCGCGATGA
- a CDS encoding class I SAM-dependent methyltransferase, translating into MNKTSKAAKADAEVSDAVRPGQSLELLKELHILTREGRLNQDSRRKLKQVYHLFQFIEKLLGELPADGAQATLADHGAGKSYLGFIIYDLFFRGRADGHVYGIETRADLVEKSRALASQLGFERMSFLNLTVAESAVAAALPARIDVVTALHACDTATDDAIAFGLHKQARFMVLVPCCQAEIAACLRESKALQLSRTPLAELWRHPLHTREIGSQLTNVLRCLYLEANGYQVTVTELVGWEHSMKNELIIARHTGQRKSGAAERLLELLAQFGLESLSTTRFRLP; encoded by the coding sequence ATGAACAAGACGTCGAAGGCGGCGAAGGCCGACGCCGAGGTGTCCGATGCCGTGCGGCCGGGCCAGTCGCTCGAACTGCTCAAGGAACTGCACATCCTGACCCGTGAAGGCCGCCTCAACCAGGATTCACGCCGCAAACTCAAGCAGGTCTATCACCTGTTCCAGTTCATCGAGAAGCTGCTGGGTGAATTGCCGGCCGATGGCGCGCAGGCCACGCTCGCGGACCATGGCGCAGGCAAGTCCTACCTCGGCTTCATCATCTACGACCTCTTTTTTCGAGGGCGGGCCGATGGCCATGTCTATGGCATCGAGACGCGCGCGGACCTGGTTGAAAAGTCGCGGGCGCTGGCATCGCAGCTGGGATTCGAGCGCATGTCTTTTCTCAATCTCACGGTGGCCGAGTCGGCCGTCGCGGCCGCGTTGCCGGCGCGCATCGACGTGGTGACCGCGCTGCATGCCTGCGACACCGCCACCGACGACGCGATCGCGTTCGGCCTGCACAAGCAGGCGCGCTTCATGGTGCTGGTGCCCTGCTGTCAGGCCGAGATTGCGGCCTGTCTGCGCGAGAGCAAGGCCTTGCAGCTGTCGCGCACGCCATTGGCAGAACTCTGGCGCCACCCGCTGCACACGCGCGAGATCGGCAGTCAGCTCACCAACGTGCTGCGCTGCCTCTACCTGGAAGCGAACGGCTACCAGGTGACCGTGACGGAACTGGTCGGCTGGGAGCACAGCATGAAGAACGAACTCATCATCGCGCGCCATACCGGCCAGCGCAAATCCGGCGCGGCCGAGCGGCTGCTTGAATTGCTGGCCCAGTTCGGGCTCGAATCCCTGTCGACAACGCGCTTTCGCCTGCCCTGA
- a CDS encoding transposase, with amino-acid sequence MARLPRLTLADQPHHVIQRGNNRQAIFVDNADRDMLLGLLGENAQRLGIALHAYVLMDNHFHLLATPSTAQALPQWMQAIGRRYVRYFNQRHGRTGTLWEGRYRSTLIQADRYLLNCMAYMDQNPVRAGIAAEAGDYPWSSHAHYAGQRHDKLLTPHSLYWTLGNTPFAREAAYAELVRAGVPAAEQAALTEATLHGWAAGDPEFLNSLQKATERRVLKARPGRPSATRKSSP; translated from the coding sequence ATGGCACGCCTGCCCCGCCTGACCCTCGCCGACCAGCCGCATCACGTGATCCAGCGCGGGAACAACCGGCAGGCGATCTTCGTGGACAACGCCGACAGGGACATGCTGCTCGGCTTGCTGGGCGAGAACGCCCAGCGCCTGGGCATCGCGCTGCACGCGTACGTGTTGATGGACAACCACTTTCATCTGCTCGCCACGCCGTCGACTGCCCAGGCATTGCCGCAGTGGATGCAGGCGATCGGCCGTCGCTACGTCCGCTACTTCAATCAGCGCCACGGGCGCACCGGCACGCTCTGGGAAGGGCGCTACCGATCGACGCTGATCCAGGCCGACCGCTATCTGCTCAATTGCATGGCCTACATGGACCAGAATCCGGTGCGCGCCGGCATCGCCGCCGAAGCGGGCGACTATCCATGGTCGAGCCATGCCCACTACGCCGGGCAGCGTCACGACAAACTGCTGACGCCCCATTCGCTCTATTGGACCCTCGGCAACACCCCGTTCGCGCGCGAGGCCGCGTATGCCGAGTTGGTGCGCGCGGGCGTCCCGGCTGCCGAACAAGCCGCGCTGACCGAAGCCACCCTGCATGGCTGGGCCGCGGGTGACCCCGAATTTCTGAACTCGCTGCAGAAGGCGACAGAGCGGCGGGTGCTCAAGGCGCGACCCGGTCGACCCTCTGCGACCCGCAAATCTTCGCCCTGA
- a CDS encoding glutamate synthase-related protein: MTTAAEIEYLQQHGLYSGADEHDACGVGFVAHIKGEKSHAIVLQGLKILENLDHRGAVGADKLMGDGAGILIQLPDLLYREEMAKQGVTLPPPGEYGVGMIFLPKEHASREACEQEMERAIKAEGQVLLGWRDVPVNREMPMSPNVRAKEPLLRQVFIGRGNDVIVQDALERKLYVIRKTASASIQRLKLKHSKEYYVPSMSSRTVVYKGLLLADQVGTYYLDLQDKRCVSALGLVHQRFSTNTFPEWPLAHPYRYVAHNGEINTVKGNYNWMKAREGVMSSPVLGADLQKLYPISFPGQSDTATFDNCLELLTMAGYPISQAVMMMIPEPWEQHATMDPRRRAFYEYHAAMLEPWDGPASIVFTDGRQIGATLDRNGLRPSRYCVTDDDLVIMASESGVLPVPEQKIVRKWRLQPGKMFLIDLEQGRMIDDEEVKSTLANSKPYKQWIENLRIKLDSVEAEAIQAPLSQVGLLDRQQAFGYTQEDIKFLMSPMAQAGEEGIGSMGNDSPLAVLSNKNKPLYNYFKQLFAQVTNPPIDPIREAIVMSLVSFIGPKPNLLDINQVNPPMRLEVSQPILDFADMAKLRDIGKYTQGKFKSYVLDITYPLAWGEEGVEAKLASLCAEAVDAIKGGHNILIVSDRAVSPTQIAIPAALALSAIHQYLVREGLRTTAGLVVETGSAREVHHFGVLAGYGAEAVHPYLAMETLAAMHEDLPGDLSADKAIYNYVKAVGKGLSKIMSKMGVSTYMSYCGAQLFEAIGLNSDTVAKYFTGTASRVEGIGVFEIAQEAIRMHKAAFGDDPVLAHMLDAGGEYAWRTRGEEHMWTPDAIAKLQHSTRANNFNTYKEYAQLINDQNRRHLTLRGLFEFRIDPAKAIPVDEVEPAAEIVKRFATGAMSLGSISTEAHSTLAVAMNRIGGKSNTGEGGEDPNRYRNELKGIPIKVGDTLKSVIGEANVEVDLPLEAGDSLRSRIKQVASGRFGVTAEYLASADQLQIKMAQGAKPGEGGQLPGGKVSNYIGQLRYSVPGVGLISPPPHHDIYSIEDLAQLIHDLKNVAPHASVSVKLVSEVGVGTIAAGVAKCKSDHVVIAGHDGGTGASPWSSIKHAGSPWEIGLAETQQTLVLNRLRGRIRVQADGQMKTGRDVAIGALLGADEFGFATAPLVVEGCIMMRKCHLNTCPVGVATQDPVLRKKFSGKPEHVVNFFFFVAEEVRQIMAQLGVRKFDDLIGRADLLDTRQGIEHWKARGLNFSRLFAQPNVPADVPRHHVENQDHGLEKSLDNKLIERSRPAIEKGEKVQFIEVARNVNRSVGAMLSGALTKVHPQGLPDDSIRIQLEGTGGQSFGAFLARGITLYLIGDANDYTGKGLSGGRVVVRPSLDFRGEAVRNTIVGNTALYGATTGEAYLCGVAGERFAVRLSGATAVVEGTGDHGCEYMTGGTVAVLGKTGRNFAAGMSGGLAFVYDEDGQFASRCNLAMVSLDKVLTSAEQIASMHRKIWHDGETDEAQLRKLLEDHHRWTGSKRARELLDNWAVSRTRFVKVFPNEYKRALAEIHDRKVELTSSGNNAHVGLEPHAMAKPVAA, translated from the coding sequence ATGACGACGGCTGCCGAGATCGAATATCTCCAACAACACGGTCTGTACTCCGGTGCCGACGAACATGACGCCTGTGGCGTCGGCTTCGTCGCCCACATCAAGGGCGAGAAAAGCCACGCCATCGTCCTCCAGGGCCTGAAGATTCTCGAGAATCTGGACCATCGCGGCGCAGTGGGCGCTGACAAGCTCATGGGCGACGGCGCCGGCATCCTGATCCAGCTGCCCGACCTGCTGTACCGCGAGGAAATGGCCAAGCAGGGCGTGACGCTGCCGCCGCCCGGCGAATACGGTGTCGGCATGATCTTCCTGCCCAAGGAGCATGCGTCGCGCGAAGCGTGCGAGCAGGAAATGGAACGCGCCATCAAGGCCGAAGGCCAGGTGCTGCTGGGCTGGCGCGATGTCCCGGTCAACCGCGAGATGCCGATGTCGCCGAACGTGCGCGCCAAGGAGCCGCTGCTGCGCCAGGTCTTCATCGGCCGCGGCAACGACGTGATCGTCCAGGACGCACTGGAGCGCAAGCTCTACGTGATCCGCAAGACCGCCAGCGCCAGCATCCAGCGGCTGAAGCTCAAGCACAGCAAGGAATACTACGTGCCGAGCATGTCCAGCCGCACGGTGGTCTACAAGGGCCTGTTGCTGGCCGACCAGGTCGGCACCTACTACCTCGACCTGCAGGACAAGCGCTGCGTCTCGGCACTGGGCCTGGTGCACCAGCGCTTTTCCACCAACACCTTCCCCGAGTGGCCGCTGGCCCACCCCTACCGCTACGTCGCGCACAACGGCGAGATCAACACGGTCAAGGGCAACTACAACTGGATGAAGGCACGCGAAGGCGTGATGTCCTCGCCGGTGCTGGGCGCCGACCTACAGAAGCTCTACCCGATCAGCTTCCCCGGCCAGTCCGACACGGCCACCTTCGACAACTGCCTCGAACTGCTGACCATGGCCGGCTACCCGATCAGCCAGGCCGTGATGATGATGATCCCCGAGCCTTGGGAACAGCACGCGACCATGGATCCGCGTCGCCGCGCGTTCTACGAATACCACGCCGCGATGCTGGAGCCCTGGGACGGCCCGGCCTCGATCGTCTTCACCGACGGCCGCCAGATCGGCGCCACGCTCGACCGCAACGGCCTGCGGCCTTCGCGCTATTGCGTGACCGACGACGACCTCGTCATCATGGCCTCCGAGTCGGGCGTGCTGCCCGTGCCCGAGCAGAAGATCGTCCGCAAGTGGCGCCTGCAGCCCGGCAAGATGTTCCTGATCGACCTCGAACAGGGCCGCATGATCGACGACGAGGAGGTCAAGTCCACCCTCGCCAACAGCAAGCCCTACAAGCAGTGGATCGAGAACCTGCGCATCAAGCTCGACAGTGTCGAGGCCGAGGCGATCCAGGCGCCGCTGAGCCAGGTCGGCTTGCTCGATCGCCAGCAGGCCTTCGGCTACACGCAGGAAGACATCAAGTTCCTCATGAGCCCGATGGCGCAGGCCGGCGAGGAAGGCATCGGCTCGATGGGCAACGACAGTCCGCTGGCCGTGCTGTCCAACAAGAACAAGCCGCTCTACAACTACTTCAAGCAGCTGTTCGCTCAGGTCACGAACCCGCCGATCGATCCGATCCGCGAGGCGATCGTGATGTCGCTGGTGTCCTTCATCGGCCCGAAGCCGAACCTGCTCGACATCAACCAGGTCAACCCGCCGATGCGGCTCGAAGTGAGCCAGCCGATCCTCGACTTCGCCGACATGGCGAAGCTGCGCGACATCGGCAAGTACACGCAAGGCAAGTTCAAGAGCTATGTGCTCGACATCACCTATCCGCTCGCCTGGGGCGAAGAGGGTGTCGAGGCCAAGCTGGCGTCGCTGTGCGCCGAGGCGGTCGATGCGATCAAGGGCGGTCACAACATCCTGATCGTGAGCGATCGCGCCGTCAGTCCGACGCAGATCGCGATCCCCGCGGCGCTCGCGCTCTCGGCCATCCACCAGTACCTGGTGCGCGAAGGCCTGCGGACCACGGCCGGCCTCGTGGTCGAGACCGGCTCGGCACGCGAGGTCCATCACTTCGGCGTGCTGGCAGGCTACGGCGCGGAAGCCGTGCACCCCTACCTCGCGATGGAAACGCTGGCCGCGATGCACGAGGACCTGCCCGGCGACCTGAGCGCGGACAAGGCGATCTACAACTACGTCAAGGCGGTCGGCAAGGGTCTGTCCAAGATCATGTCGAAGATGGGCGTCAGCACCTACATGAGCTACTGCGGCGCGCAGCTGTTCGAGGCCATCGGCCTCAACAGCGACACGGTCGCCAAGTACTTCACCGGCACCGCGAGCCGGGTCGAGGGCATCGGCGTGTTCGAGATCGCGCAGGAAGCGATCCGCATGCACAAGGCCGCGTTCGGCGACGATCCGGTGCTCGCCCACATGCTCGATGCCGGCGGCGAATACGCCTGGCGCACGCGCGGCGAAGAGCACATGTGGACGCCCGACGCGATCGCCAAGCTGCAGCACAGCACGCGCGCCAACAACTTCAACACCTACAAGGAATACGCGCAGCTCATCAACGACCAGAACCGCCGGCACCTCACGCTGCGCGGCCTGTTCGAGTTCAGGATCGATCCGGCCAAGGCGATTCCGGTCGACGAGGTCGAGCCCGCGGCCGAGATCGTCAAGCGCTTCGCGACCGGTGCGATGTCGCTCGGCTCCATCAGCACCGAAGCGCACTCGACGCTCGCCGTCGCGATGAACCGTATCGGCGGCAAGAGCAACACCGGCGAAGGCGGCGAGGATCCGAACCGCTATCGCAACGAGCTCAAGGGCATCCCGATCAAGGTCGGCGACACACTCAAGAGCGTGATCGGCGAGGCCAATGTCGAGGTCGACCTGCCGCTCGAGGCCGGCGACTCGCTGCGTTCGCGCATCAAGCAGGTGGCGTCCGGGCGCTTCGGCGTCACCGCCGAATACCTGGCGTCGGCCGACCAGCTGCAGATCAAGATGGCGCAGGGCGCCAAGCCCGGCGAAGGCGGCCAGCTGCCGGGCGGCAAGGTGTCCAACTACATCGGCCAGCTGCGCTACTCGGTGCCTGGCGTCGGCCTGATCTCGCCACCGCCGCACCACGACATCTACTCGATCGAAGACCTGGCGCAACTGATCCACGATCTGAAGAACGTCGCGCCGCACGCGAGCGTCAGCGTCAAGCTGGTGAGCGAGGTCGGCGTCGGCACCATCGCGGCCGGCGTGGCCAAGTGCAAGAGCGACCACGTCGTGATCGCGGGCCATGACGGCGGCACGGGCGCGTCGCCGTGGTCGTCGATCAAGCACGCCGGCAGCCCCTGGGAAATCGGCCTGGCCGAAACCCAGCAGACGCTGGTGCTCAACCGCCTGCGCGGCCGCATCCGCGTGCAGGCCGACGGCCAGATGAAGACCGGGCGCGACGTCGCGATCGGCGCGCTGCTCGGTGCCGACGAGTTCGGCTTCGCGACCGCGCCGCTGGTGGTCGAGGGCTGCATCATGATGCGCAAGTGCCATCTCAACACCTGCCCGGTCGGCGTCGCCACGCAGGACCCGGTGCTGCGCAAGAAGTTCTCGGGCAAGCCCGAGCACGTGGTGAACTTCTTCTTCTTCGTCGCCGAGGAAGTGCGCCAGATCATGGCGCAACTGGGCGTGCGCAAGTTCGACGACCTGATCGGCCGCGCCGACCTGCTCGACACGCGCCAGGGCATCGAGCACTGGAAGGCGCGCGGCCTCAACTTCAGCCGCCTGTTCGCCCAGCCGAACGTGCCCGCCGACGTGCCGCGCCATCACGTCGAGAACCAGGACCATGGCCTCGAGAAGAGCCTCGACAACAAGCTCATCGAGCGGTCGCGGCCGGCGATCGAGAAGGGCGAGAAGGTCCAGTTCATCGAAGTGGCGCGCAACGTCAACCGCTCGGTGGGGGCCATGCTCTCGGGTGCGCTGACCAAGGTCCATCCGCAGGGCCTGCCGGACGACAGCATCCGCATCCAGCTCGAAGGCACGGGTGGCCAGTCCTTCGGCGCCTTCCTGGCGCGCGGCATCACGCTCTACCTGATCGGCGATGCCAACGACTACACCGGCAAGGGCCTCTCGGGTGGTCGCGTGGTGGTGCGCCCCAGTCTCGACTTCCGCGGCGAGGCGGTGCGCAACACCATCGTCGGCAACACCGCGCTCTATGGTGCGACCACGGGCGAGGCCTACCTCTGCGGCGTGGCGGGCGAGCGCTTCGCGGTGCGCCTGTCGGGCGCCACCGCGGTGGTCGAAGGCACCGGCGACCATGGCTGCGAATACATGACCGGCGGCACGGTCGCCGTGCTCGGCAAGACCGGGCGCAACTTCGCCGCCGGCATGAGCGGCGGTCTTGCTTTCGTCTACGACGAGGACGGCCAGTTCGCGTCGCGCTGCAACCTGGCGATGGTGTCGCTCGACAAGGTGCTGACCTCGGCCGAACAGATCGCGAGCATGCATCGCAAGATCTGGCACGACGGCGAGACCGACGAAGCGCAGCTCAGGAAGCTGCTCGAGGATCATCACCGCTGGACCGGCAGCAAGCGTGCGCGCGAACTGCTCGACAACTGGGCCGTCTCGCGCACGAGGTTCGTGAAGGTCTTCCCCAACGAATACAAGCGGGCGCTGGCCGAGATCCACGATCGCAAGGTCGAACTCACGAGCAGCGGCAATAACGCCCATGTGGGCCTCGAGCCGCACGCGATGGCCAAGCCCGTGGCTGCCTGA
- a CDS encoding glutamate synthase subunit beta yields MGKITGFMEHERVEEGYKPVAERIKHYKEFVVGLDPAQAQVQGARCMDCGTPFCNSGCPVNNIIPDFNDLVYRDDWQSAFTVLDSTNNFPEFTGRICPAPCEAACVLNVNDDPVGIKSIEHAIIDRAWDEGWVAARPSKHKTGKKVAVVGSGPAGMAAAQQLARVGHDVTLFEKNDRIGGLLRYGIPDFKMEKSHIDRRVEQMKAEGVSFRIGVMVGAAKDPLGKGSKVTNWAKEIVTPEQLEREFDAVLLTGGAEQSRDLPVPGRDLDGIHFAMEFLPQQNKVNAGDKVKGQLRADGKHVIVIGGGDTGSDCVGTSNRHGAASVTQFELMPQPPEEENRPLTWPYWPYKLRTSSSHEEGCEREFAISTKEFVGEKGKLTGLKTVRVEWKDGKMVEVAGSEQLLKADLVLLAMGFVSPVGNVLDAFGVAKDARGNAKASVDFIGGYATNVPKVFAAGDIRRGQSLVVWAIREGRQAARSVDEFLMGFSDLPR; encoded by the coding sequence ATGGGAAAGATTACTGGCTTCATGGAGCACGAGCGTGTCGAAGAGGGCTACAAGCCCGTCGCCGAGCGTATCAAGCACTACAAGGAATTCGTTGTCGGCCTCGACCCCGCTCAGGCCCAGGTGCAGGGCGCACGCTGCATGGATTGCGGCACGCCGTTCTGCAACAGCGGCTGCCCGGTCAACAACATCATTCCGGACTTCAACGACCTCGTCTATCGCGACGACTGGCAGAGCGCCTTCACCGTGCTCGATTCGACCAACAACTTCCCGGAGTTCACCGGCCGTATCTGCCCCGCACCCTGCGAGGCGGCCTGCGTGCTCAACGTGAACGACGACCCCGTCGGCATCAAGTCGATCGAGCACGCGATCATCGACCGCGCCTGGGACGAAGGCTGGGTCGCGGCCCGCCCGTCCAAGCACAAGACCGGCAAGAAGGTCGCCGTGGTCGGTTCCGGGCCGGCCGGCATGGCGGCCGCGCAGCAGCTCGCGCGCGTCGGCCACGATGTCACCCTGTTCGAGAAGAACGATCGCATCGGCGGCCTGCTGCGCTACGGCATTCCCGACTTCAAGATGGAGAAGTCGCACATCGATCGCCGCGTCGAGCAGATGAAGGCCGAAGGCGTGAGCTTTCGCATCGGCGTGATGGTCGGTGCCGCCAAGGATCCGCTGGGCAAGGGCTCCAAGGTTACCAACTGGGCCAAGGAAATCGTCACGCCCGAGCAGCTCGAGCGCGAGTTCGATGCGGTGTTGCTCACCGGCGGTGCCGAGCAATCGCGCGATCTGCCCGTGCCCGGCCGCGACCTCGACGGCATTCACTTCGCGATGGAATTCCTGCCGCAGCAGAACAAGGTCAATGCCGGCGACAAGGTCAAGGGTCAGCTGCGTGCCGACGGCAAGCATGTGATCGTGATCGGCGGCGGCGATACCGGCTCCGACTGCGTGGGCACCAGCAACCGCCACGGTGCGGCGAGCGTGACCCAGTTCGAGCTGATGCCGCAGCCGCCGGAAGAAGAGAACCGTCCGCTGACCTGGCCCTACTGGCCCTACAAGTTGCGCACCAGTTCCAGCCACGAGGAAGGATGCGAGCGCGAGTTCGCGATCTCGACCAAGGAATTCGTCGGCGAGAAGGGCAAGCTGACCGGCCTCAAGACGGTCCGGGTCGAGTGGAAGGACGGCAAGATGGTCGAGGTCGCGGGCAGCGAGCAACTGCTCAAGGCCGATCTCGTTCTGCTGGCGATGGGCTTCGTGAGCCCGGTCGGCAACGTGCTGGATGCCTTCGGTGTCGCGAAGGACGCGCGCGGCAATGCGAAGGCCAGTGTCGACTTCATCGGCGGTTACGCGACCAACGTGCCGAAGGTCTTCGCCGCGGGCGATATTCGTCGCGGCCAGTCGCTGGTGGTCTGGGCCATTCGCGAAGGGCGGCAAGCGGCTCGCTCGGTCGACGAGTTTTTGATGGGTTTTAGCGATTTGCCTCGGTAG